From one Gossypium hirsutum isolate 1008001.06 chromosome D08, Gossypium_hirsutum_v2.1, whole genome shotgun sequence genomic stretch:
- the LOC107900849 gene encoding putative potassium transporter 12 isoform X1, with the protein MDFVKTALFKRHSNYSISVDEIGMKLDFVWAPYVLNLTHLLTDFKTKKKYPNVMVMGAGLWHMLHVSNPSDYELVLQTLKSSLVSLFPFSTDIANAYGIAEVVVMLVTTALVTLVMLLIWQTNLFMALCFPLLFGSIELIYFFAVLSKVMERGWLPLVFATFFLTVMYIWHYGNVLKYQSEVREKISMDFMIKLGSKLGTVRVLGTF; encoded by the exons ATGGATTTTGTTAAAACTGCTTTGTTTAAGAGGCACAGTAATTACAGCATTTCAGTTgatgaaattggtatgaaattggaTTTCGTTTGGGCACCTTATGTATTGAATTTAACCCATTTGTTGACGGATTTCAAGACTAAAAAGAAATACCCTAATGTTATGGTAATGGGGGCTGGTCTATGGCATATGCTTCATGTAAGCAACCCATCAGATTACGAACTTGTTTTGCAAACGCTAAAAAGTTCCTTGGTTTCTTTGTTTCCATTTTCAACAGATATCGCCAATGCCTATG GCATAGCTGAAGTTGTTGTTATGCTGGTCACAACTGCCTTGGTGACACTTGTAATGCTTCTGATATGGCAGACCAATTTGTTTATGGCTTTGTGTTTTCCACTCTTATTCGGGTCGATAGAGCTGATCTACTTCTTTGCTGTTCTATCGAAGGTCATGGAGAGAGGTTGGCTTCCACTTGTTTTTGCTACTTTCTTTCTCACTGTCATGTACATTTGGCACTATGGCAATGTGTTGAAGTACCAGAGTGAGGTTAGAGAGAAAATATCCATGGATTTCATGATTAAACTTGGCTCCAAGCTTGGGACAGTGAGAGTTCTGGGGACATTTTAG
- the LOC107900849 gene encoding probable potassium transporter 2 isoform X2, giving the protein MCFHLILLHFSKEPDPSHLVNGSWVLIAGDSQARLFTLSLLNLLLGSEPQRMDFVKTALFKRHSNYSISVDEIGMKLDFVWAPYVLNLTHLLTDFKTKKKYPNVMVMGAGLWHMLHVSNPSDYELVLQTLKSSLVSLFPFSTDIANAYGIAEVVVMLVTTALVTLVMLLIWQTNLFMALCFPLLFGSIELIYFFAVLSKVMERGWLPLVFATFFLTVMYIWHYGNVLKYQSEVREKISMDFMIKLGSKLGTVRVLGTF; this is encoded by the exons ATGTGTTTTCATTTGATTTTACTTCATTTTAGCAAGGAACCCGATCCTTCCCATTTGGTAAACGGCTCTTGGGTGTTGATCGCAGGTGATTCGCAAGCTCGATTGTTCACCCTCTCTCTATTGAATTTGCTTCTGGGTTCCGAACCCCAACGCATGGATTTTGTTAAAACTGCTTTGTTTAAGAGGCACAGTAATTACAGCATTTCAGTTgatgaaattggtatgaaattggaTTTCGTTTGGGCACCTTATGTATTGAATTTAACCCATTTGTTGACGGATTTCAAGACTAAAAAGAAATACCCTAATGTTATGGTAATGGGGGCTGGTCTATGGCATATGCTTCATGTAAGCAACCCATCAGATTACGAACTTGTTTTGCAAACGCTAAAAAGTTCCTTGGTTTCTTTGTTTCCATTTTCAACAGATATCGCCAATGCCTATG GCATAGCTGAAGTTGTTGTTATGCTGGTCACAACTGCCTTGGTGACACTTGTAATGCTTCTGATATGGCAGACCAATTTGTTTATGGCTTTGTGTTTTCCACTCTTATTCGGGTCGATAGAGCTGATCTACTTCTTTGCTGTTCTATCGAAGGTCATGGAGAGAGGTTGGCTTCCACTTGTTTTTGCTACTTTCTTTCTCACTGTCATGTACATTTGGCACTATGGCAATGTGTTGAAGTACCAGAGTGAGGTTAGAGAGAAAATATCCATGGATTTCATGATTAAACTTGGCTCCAAGCTTGGGACAGTGAGAGTTCTGGGGACATTTTAG